Part of the bacterium genome, CTACAGATACTTAAGCTTGGTAGTTAGTCGGCAAATTTGTACTGCTGTAACTCTGCCAAATAAAGTAACAATGAAGTCGTTTGTTTGATTGGTATCAGTTTTTATTAAGTCCGGTGAGAAAATTTTTTCGCCAGTTTTCGAAATTATCTTCCAGTATCGCGGTCCTCGCTTCCCTCATAAATTCAAGATAAAAATGGACGTTGTGAAGGCTTACCAGTGAAAGGCCTGTAATTTCACTCATCTTAAACAAATGCCTGAGATAAGCGCGTGAATGTGTGCGGCATGTGTAACATTTACAATTCTCATCCAGTGGTTTAAAATCATCCTGGTATTGCGAGTTTTTAAGAATGACCTTTCCGTTTTTAGTAAACGCGGTGCCGTTTCTGGCGTTCCTTGTCGGCAGGACGCAGTCGAACATATCAATGCCGAGAGATATAGCTTCAACAAGGTCTTCGGGGGTGCCGACACCCATGAGATACCGTGGTTTGTGTTCAGGGATAAGCGGCGCGGTATGTTTTATTATTTCATACATTTCATCTTTTGGTTCTCCCACGCTTAAACCTCCCATGGCATACCCGTCAAAACCAATTTCAATAAGCTGTTCAGCGGAAATTTTCCTTAATTCCGGATATACGCCCCCCTGGATAATGCCGAACAGCGATTGTTTGCCGGCCGAATTCGCAAGGAAATATTCCTTGCACCTTTTTGCCCAGGCCGTTGTGATTTCGAGCGAATTCCGGATATGGTCCGGTGTGGACGGGTAGGGCGGGCAGTCATCAAAATTCATAATGATATCCGCGCCTAATATAATCTGGATTTCCATGGATTTTTCGGGTGAGATAAAATGGCTGCTCCCGTCAAAATGCGAATTAAAATGAACGCCGTCTTTTGTAATTTTTTTTAAGACATTCAGGCTGAAAACCTGATAACCGCCGCTGTCAGTTAAAATGGGTTTCTTCCAATTCATAAACCTGTGTGTGCCGCCGATTTCTTTGATAACCTCAAGCCCCGGCCGGAGATAAAGGTGATATGCGTTATTCAGAATGATTTGCGCGCCTATTTCATCCATGTCCCTGTTTGTCAGGGTCTTGACAGTGGCATGTGTTCCTACAGGCATAAAAACTGGTGTTTCTATCGGGCCGTGAGGAGTATTGATAATTCCAGCCCTTGCCATTGTCTGCTTATCTTTTTTCATTAAACTGAATTGCATAATTTTTTGAATAATATTTTTGACAAATCAATAAATATAGATTATACTATATATTATTAATATGGAAACAGAAAAATTAGAAGCGGTAATAAATATTGACGGGGCGTGTTCCGGGAACCCCGGGCCTGCAGGACTTGGTGTTTTGATAAGCCATCCCAGCGGCGAGGTCTATGAAGAGATTAGTGAATATATCGGCGAGGCGACCAATAATGTAGCCGAATACAGGGCTTTTATCAAGGCGCTGGAGCGTTCGAGGGTCCTGGGTTTAAAAAGAATCGCAATCTATTCTGATTCGGAACTTCTAGTAAAACAGGTTTTGGGAGAGTATAAAATAAAAAATAAAGATATTTTAAGGCTTGCAACTGAGGCCGGCGAGATATGCAAGTCATTTCAAAAACTATATGTCAGATACCTGCCGCGTGAACAAAACAGCCAGGCTGATAAATTGGCCCGCCTGGCTATAAAAAAACATACTACTAAACTGTCTCCAAAGGCAAAAAAAATCAGCAGTAAATCGCAAGCCGGACAGGCAATCGCTCCAAATATCTTTGGTGGTTAACGGGATAATTTGGAGAGGAAAGTCCGAACACCGCAGGACAAGATGGCTGCTAACAGCGGCGCTCCGCAAAATAATTGCGGGGACGGAAAGTGCCACAGAAAATACACAGCCAACCCGTTATTTAACGGCGGCAATGGTGAAAAGGCGTCCGCCTAAGGCGGATTTATTTTAAGGTAGAAATATCTTGAAGTAAAAGGTAAGAGCTCACCGTCCCGATAGTAATATCGGGAGCGTGGTATGCACTGTATGGTGCATACCGGGGAAAACCCCATCTGGTGCAAGGCCAAATAGGTTTCGGTTCCCGGTGTTACACAGGGACAGGAATTGTCCGTTCCTGAGCCCGCCTTAGGGCGGATATCGAAACGGGTTAGGCCGCTTGAGGCTGGTGGCAACATCAGTCCCAGAGGAATGATTGCCGCTTCGTCCCGATGTTAAATCGGGGAGGAGAACAGAATTCGGCTTACAGTCCGGCTTATTTTTAAGGGTAGTCCGCCAGGGCGGACTACCCTTTTTATATTCACTGAACGAAGTATAAAAATCTGGTATAATATATTTGTGCTTTTAAAGGAGGAAAATATGTTGCCTTGTAAATCCCAGGAATATCTTGTAACTCTGCTGGATACGATGAGCGATTGCATTTTTACTGTAAAGATGCCTGAAAAGACCATTGAATATATTAATAAGGCAGGCCTTCAAATGTTTGGATACCAGCCGGAAGAAGTAATTGGCCAATCAATGCGTATATTCTACCCGGATGAACCAAGCTATATTTCTATGGGCCTGGCACTCCAGTCTAAAATAGCCAAAAATGAAACACAGGTTTGTTTTGAACAGGAACTGGTGGGGAAAAACGGCAAACCTGGACGGTATGATATCATTTTTAATTTCATGTTTGACGCCGGCCAGATTACCCATATGGTCAGTGTAAACCGCGATATCACAAAGCGTTTAAAAAATGAGGAAAAACTTGTAAAGAGTCTTGAAGCTTTGCAGAAAACAATGAAAGAAATCGTACAGGCCGTATCTTTATCCGCGGAGTTAAAAGACCCTTTTGCATCAGGTCACCAGTTAAGAGTGTCCAAACTCGCAGTTGCCATAGGTAAAGAAATGGGGCTCACGGATTATCAATTGGAATCAATTGACAGGGCAAGTATGGTCCACGATATCGGAAAAATTTCCGTCCCGTCCGGGATATTAAGTAAACCCGGTAAATTAACCAAAGGTGAATTTGATTTAATGAAAGCCCATTCCGTTTACGGTTATGAATTGTTAAGTAAAATTGAATTTCCCTGGCCGATTGCGAAAATAGTCCTTCAGCACACGGAAAGAATAAACGGTTCCGGATACCCTTACGGTTTAATCGGGAAAGATATTTTACTGGAAGCCAGGATCATTTCTATCGCGGAAGTTGTTGAAGCAATGTCTTCTGAAAGGCCGTACAGGCACGCGCTTGGGATAGAAAAAGCGCTTTCTGAGATTGAAACAAACAAGGGAATACTCTACGATAAAGACGCTGCGGCCGCCTGCATAAAATTGTTCAGGGAAAAGGGTTTCAAATTCAGTTGATTCCCGCTATGCCCCGGCTTCTTTTTTAAGCTTTTCTATCTCTTCCTCTAAATCCTCTATTTTCCGCCAGAGGGAAGCCGGCGCGTGATGATAATCGATGTAGCCGTTTTTCCCGTAGCAATGTTCAGGCAGGCTTTTTTTGGCTTCTTCCAGCTCCTTTTCAAGCCTCACAAGTTTGTCCTTTTTTGTTTCATTGTTTTTTCCCATTTTGCACCTCCTGTTTTTTTATTCTATCTCTTTTTATTTTATTTGTCGAGGCAGATTGACCTTTTTCTTGACAATTTATTAAAATAACTATAATATAGCTTTATAAAACCTCTTCAAAAATTTAAAAAAATGTAGTATTTGAGATATTATTGATGATAAAATGTTTCCATGAAAACTTTAGAATATATTATAAAACATGGTGATTGTCTGGACGTTTTGCAGGAGTACCCGGATAATTATTTTGATCTTATTATTACGTCACCGCCATATGCGGATTGCCGGGTCAAGTCATACGGAGGGATTTCACCTGATAATTATATTGAATGGTTTCTTCCCCGTAGTAAACAGTTTTTGAGAGTTGTTAAACCAACAGGAACATTTATTTTAAATATTAAAGAAAAGGTTGTTGATGGAGAACGCCATACTTATGTTATCGAATTAATTCTCGAACTTCGGCGTCAGGGATGGCTGTGGACAGAAGAATTTATCTGGCATAAAAAAAATTGTCATCCAGGTAAATGGCCTAATCGTTTCCGTGATGCATGGGAAAGATGTCTTCAATTCAATAAAACACGACATTTCAATATGTATCAAGAAGAAGTTATGGTTCCTATGGGAGATTGGGCACAAACAAGATTAAAGCATCTTGGCCAAAATGATGTTATTAGATTCAATTCCCAGGTTGGCAGTGGTTTTGGTAAAAATATTGCTAACTGGTTAAGCCGGGACAAAGCATACCCGTCTAATGTATTACACATGGCGACTGAGACCGGGAATCGAAATCACAGTGCTACTTTTCCACGGGATCTTCCTGAATGGTTTATTAAACTGTTCACTAAAGAGGACGATTGGATACTTGATCCATTTGTTGGATGCGGAACTGTATGTGAGGTTTCGCAGCGGCTTGGACGTAATTCCGTTGGGATAGATATTTTAAAAGAATATGTCGCATTAGCTCGTGATAAAGCAAAAGAAAAAGAATTATTACTTTGTGAAAAAACAGGGAAATATGGCGCAAATAACAAGAAACGAAATAATAAGGTTTATCGAACCAAACATTCAACAGTTTCACAAGCGAAGGCTCGATAATCTTACTGATCTTCAGTTAAAGAAAATTCTTTGCAGAAAGAATCCGTATTTGTTTAAAGCAATGAATCAAGACACCGCTCAGGATTTAGTGAAAACTATTCTTGATGCACATCTTTCCTCGCAGGAAGAGGGTATTTTTGGAGGATTTCTTGAAGAGTTGGCGATTTTTATTTGCAGTAAAGTATATGGAGGCCGAAAGTCTTCTTCTGAAGGAATTGATCTTGAATTTTCGAGGGATGGAGTAGCATACATCGTTTCAATCAAGTCCGGGCCAAACTGGGGAAATAGCCGCCAGATTGCACGAATGAAAGATGATTTTAAACGTGCCAAACGTATTTTAAGTACAAATACATTATCTCAAAATGTTGTTGCTGTAAATGGTTGTTGTTATGGGAAAGATAATAGAGCAGACAAGGGTGACTATTTAAAACTATGCGGCCAAAGATTCTGGGAATTTATATCGGGAAATGAAAATCTTTATACAGATATTATAGAACCTTTAGGACACAAGGCTAAGGAAAAGAATGAGAAATTTTCTGAAGAATATGCAAAGGTGATTAATAAATTTACTCGTGAATTTGCAACAGAATACTGTGATAAAGACGGATTAATACTATGGAAAAAGCTTGTTAAATTCAATTCAGGAAAAAGTAGTACTACCTGTTAACTTACCCCATTTGTTATGCCGCTAATAACTCAATAGACTCTTTTAATACACTTCATTACTCAAACTATTTTTTAAGTCAACATCTTCCATTTTTATTTTAAAAATTTTTTAATTTTTCTCTTGACATCCCGGAAATAAGGTGTAAAATTTTGTATAGAAGTGTAGTAAAGTGTAATGAAATAAAATTTATTGTCTGAAATCCTTGTTTGGGTAGTCTCTATTTTCGGATATTTCCGGGGGAAACTGAAATGTTCACAGGCGAATACCATTTCACATTAGACGAAAAGGGAAGGCTATCGATTCCTGCTAAAATGAGGCAGAAGAGAAAAGGCATTTTCACCGTTACCCGCGGCCTGGAAAAATGCCTTTTTGTTTTTACTCCCGATGAATGGAAAAAATGGGAGAAAAAAATATCCGCAACGCCCACGACCCAGAAAGACGCACGTTCATTTGTCCGTTTTCTTCTTTCAGGGGCCACGGAGTGCGAGGTCAATGAACAGGGGAGAATAAATCTGCCTGTGACCCTGCGTCAGTATGCGGGTATCAACAGAGACGTTGTTGTTATCGGTGTGGGCAACCGTATTGAAATCTGGAGTAAAGAGAACTGGGAGAAATATCTATCGGAATCAGAAAAGATTTTTGAGGACGCGGCTGAAAAACTGGTTGATCTGGGTATATAACTAGTGCTCTGGCAAACAAATTTCTGATAGATAGAATGCCCGGATTTGAGACAATTTCAACGAACGACGACGAAAGGCATATCCGCAGTGATACGTCGAGGAGGAGTGAGGCAGAAATTGGCCAAAGGTGGGCATTCCCGAAGGGCAGGGCTCTTTTGCCCTGCTTCTGCGTTGCTCGTCGCATGCATACCGCAGAGGGTATGCACTGCTTCTCGCGCCTTGAATCAGGCCAAAATAGCCTCTGCTATCTATCAGAAATTTATTTGCCAGAGCACAAGGAGTTTTCAGTGATTATCAAAAACAGTATAAAGGAAAGTGCTGTTCAGAAGCCGTTTATTATCTCCTGCGGCCGGCAGAGTGTTGAAAAAAAGAGCCTGCAAATATCGGGAATGAATTTCCCAAGAGATTCAAATATTGTTATAATAAAAGTTTCAGGACATTTAAAAGGAAAGATATGCGGTGAATAATTATTTTCATAAGCCCGTGATGCTTGATGAAGTATTAAAGTGGTTTTTGAATCTTGACGAAAATAGTTGTAACGGGGGGGTCTATGTAGACGGGACATTAGGCGGAGGCGGGCATGCTAAAGCGATTTTGGAGAAAATTCTCCCTCATGGGAGACTGGTTGGGATCGATTGCGATAAAGATGGTATTTTGGCATCTGAGAGGCGTCTTGAAGGTTTTCGGGAAAACTTGATAATTGTAAAGGATAATTTTCGTAACATTAAGAGAATATGGGAAAAGCTTAATCTTCCCCTGGTTAACGGAATTTTATTTGATTTAGGTGTTTCTTTGCACCAGTTGAAGGAAGGGGGAAGGGGCTTTTCTTTTAGCGCGGATTATCCACTGGACATGAGGCTTGACTATGAACAGAAAGTTTCAGCGGAATATCTCGTTAATAATTTACCGTATGATGAACTTGCAAGAATAATTTTTGAATACGGCGGGGAACGTTTTTCAAGAAGAATAGCAAAGGCAATAATTTATGAACGGTCAAAACATCCGGTAAAAACAACCGGAGAGTTAGCTGAAATAGTAAAGAAAACGGTGCGCGGGAGAGGTAAAATTCACCCGGCTACAAGGACCTTCCAGGCTTTGAGGATTGCGGTAAACGATGAACTTAAGGCACTGGAGGAAGGGCTTTCATGCGCGCTGGATATTCTCACAGTTAAAGGAAGAATTGTAGTCATAAGTTATCATTCATTAGAGGACAGGATAGTAAAAAATAAATTCAGGGACAAAGCAAAAGAAGGCGGTTTTGTGCTTTTGACAAAGAAACCTTTAATTCCCTCATTAGAGGAAATCATGGAAAATCCAGGCAGCAGGAGCGCTAAGATGCGGGTGATTGAAAGAATTGCTTAGCAAGCTAAAAGAGTTATAGAGTTTCAGAGTTTGGGAGTTTTTGACTCTTAAACTCTTGGAACGCCAAAATTTCTAAACTGATTTTAAGGAGTTAACATGTTTCAGGAAGGTTATCTTTCAGGAAGCACGGTTTTTGAAATATTTGATAAAATAAAAA contains:
- the mraZ gene encoding division/cell wall cluster transcriptional repressor MraZ gives rise to the protein MFTGEYHFTLDEKGRLSIPAKMRQKRKGIFTVTRGLEKCLFVFTPDEWKKWEKKISATPTTQKDARSFVRFLLSGATECEVNEQGRINLPVTLRQYAGINRDVVVIGVGNRIEIWSKENWEKYLSESEKIFEDAAEKLVDLGI
- a CDS encoding HD domain-containing phosphohydrolase — translated: MLPCKSQEYLVTLLDTMSDCIFTVKMPEKTIEYINKAGLQMFGYQPEEVIGQSMRIFYPDEPSYISMGLALQSKIAKNETQVCFEQELVGKNGKPGRYDIIFNFMFDAGQITHMVSVNRDITKRLKNEEKLVKSLEALQKTMKEIVQAVSLSAELKDPFASGHQLRVSKLAVAIGKEMGLTDYQLESIDRASMVHDIGKISVPSGILSKPGKLTKGEFDLMKAHSVYGYELLSKIEFPWPIAKIVLQHTERINGSGYPYGLIGKDILLEARIISIAEVVEAMSSERPYRHALGIEKALSEIETNKGILYDKDAAAACIKLFREKGFKFS
- a CDS encoding site-specific DNA-methyltransferase, producing MKTLEYIIKHGDCLDVLQEYPDNYFDLIITSPPYADCRVKSYGGISPDNYIEWFLPRSKQFLRVVKPTGTFILNIKEKVVDGERHTYVIELILELRRQGWLWTEEFIWHKKNCHPGKWPNRFRDAWERCLQFNKTRHFNMYQEEVMVPMGDWAQTRLKHLGQNDVIRFNSQVGSGFGKNIANWLSRDKAYPSNVLHMATETGNRNHSATFPRDLPEWFIKLFTKEDDWILDPFVGCGTVCEVSQRLGRNSVGIDILKEYVALARDKAKEKELLLCEKTGKYGANNKKRNNKVYRTKHSTVSQAKAR
- a CDS encoding PmeII family type II restriction endonuclease; the encoded protein is MAQITRNEIIRFIEPNIQQFHKRRLDNLTDLQLKKILCRKNPYLFKAMNQDTAQDLVKTILDAHLSSQEEGIFGGFLEELAIFICSKVYGGRKSSSEGIDLEFSRDGVAYIVSIKSGPNWGNSRQIARMKDDFKRAKRILSTNTLSQNVVAVNGCCYGKDNRADKGDYLKLCGQRFWEFISGNENLYTDIIEPLGHKAKEKNEKFSEEYAKVINKFTREFATEYCDKDGLILWKKLVKFNSGKSSTTC
- the tgt gene encoding tRNA guanosine(34) transglycosylase Tgt, which codes for MKKDKQTMARAGIINTPHGPIETPVFMPVGTHATVKTLTNRDMDEIGAQIILNNAYHLYLRPGLEVIKEIGGTHRFMNWKKPILTDSGGYQVFSLNVLKKITKDGVHFNSHFDGSSHFISPEKSMEIQIILGADIIMNFDDCPPYPSTPDHIRNSLEITTAWAKRCKEYFLANSAGKQSLFGIIQGGVYPELRKISAEQLIEIGFDGYAMGGLSVGEPKDEMYEIIKHTAPLIPEHKPRYLMGVGTPEDLVEAISLGIDMFDCVLPTRNARNGTAFTKNGKVILKNSQYQDDFKPLDENCKCYTCRTHSRAYLRHLFKMSEITGLSLVSLHNVHFYLEFMREARTAILEDNFENWRKNFLTGLNKN
- the rsmH gene encoding 16S rRNA (cytosine(1402)-N(4))-methyltransferase RsmH — protein: MNNYFHKPVMLDEVLKWFLNLDENSCNGGVYVDGTLGGGGHAKAILEKILPHGRLVGIDCDKDGILASERRLEGFRENLIIVKDNFRNIKRIWEKLNLPLVNGILFDLGVSLHQLKEGGRGFSFSADYPLDMRLDYEQKVSAEYLVNNLPYDELARIIFEYGGERFSRRIAKAIIYERSKHPVKTTGELAEIVKKTVRGRGKIHPATRTFQALRIAVNDELKALEEGLSCALDILTVKGRIVVISYHSLEDRIVKNKFRDKAKEGGFVLLTKKPLIPSLEEIMENPGSRSAKMRVIERIA